In Vicingus serpentipes, the following are encoded in one genomic region:
- a CDS encoding LytR/AlgR family response regulator transcription factor has protein sequence MKKSLNKILIAEDDVLISEHLKQILTDLGHVVYDIVSSYEMAKKSIDINDLPDLALLDIRMHNEDQGIKIAEYIKKLNIPFIFITSFSDKKTLEEAIFHQPKGYLLKPFTPDEIKKIIDKVMKELAISYLFVKEKDKKIKLFFNKIMFVKSDNNYLEIHTETKMFVERLKLIDIDNILPKDSFIRVHRSYLVNKKFIERINNNSIVINGVEIPVSRKYKNCLDSL, from the coding sequence ATGAAGAAATCCTTAAATAAAATATTAATAGCAGAAGATGATGTGCTTATTTCTGAACATCTCAAGCAAATTCTCACCGATTTGGGGCATGTTGTTTATGATATAGTTTCAAGTTATGAAATGGCTAAGAAATCTATTGATATTAATGATTTGCCTGACTTAGCTCTTTTAGATATTAGAATGCATAATGAAGACCAAGGAATAAAAATTGCCGAGTATATTAAAAAATTAAATATTCCTTTTATTTTTATTACATCATTTTCTGATAAAAAAACCTTAGAAGAGGCAATTTTTCATCAGCCAAAAGGATACCTTTTAAAACCTTTTACACCTGATGAAATAAAAAAAATCATAGACAAAGTGATGAAAGAATTGGCTATTTCTTATTTATTTGTTAAAGAAAAAGATAAAAAGATAAAACTCTTTTTTAATAAAATAATGTTTGTCAAATCTGATAACAACTACTTAGAAATTCACACTGAAACAAAAATGTTTGTAGAACGATTAAAATTAATTGACATAGATAATATACTGCCTAAAGATTCTTTTATTAGGGTTCATCGCTCCTATCTGGTAAATAAAAAATTTATTGAAAGAATAAACAATAATAGCATTGTAATCAATGGTGTAGAAATTCCAGTTTCACGTAAATACAAAAATTGTTTGGACTCTTTATAA
- a CDS encoding universal stress protein, producing the protein MVKNILVPTDFSKCSMYAVKLAAKIAREVNATLHFLHVIEVPVVAYDVGMVNFESLPQAMFMRELADKNMIQLFEEGFLEGLNVKTTIEYDAIYKRINQYVSKNDIGLIVMGSHGASGISELVIGSNAERVTRYAECPVLTIKKEHNNFDVKNIVLASNFYGETDIMFKEYEKLKGLFNAKLHLLKVITPANFEATSRSKNIINDFVQKHKIENCSVNIYNHENAEEGILEFSEEVKADMILIGTHGRTGLSHLINGSIAEDLLNHASRPVLSIKIDIPENEHDVLFPEA; encoded by the coding sequence ATGGTTAAAAATATTCTTGTCCCTACAGATTTTTCAAAATGTTCAATGTATGCAGTAAAATTAGCTGCTAAAATAGCTAGGGAGGTAAATGCTACCTTACACTTTTTACATGTGATAGAAGTTCCAGTTGTAGCTTACGATGTGGGCATGGTAAATTTTGAAAGTTTGCCTCAAGCAATGTTTATGAGAGAACTTGCCGATAAGAATATGATTCAGCTTTTTGAAGAAGGATTTTTAGAAGGATTGAATGTTAAAACCACGATTGAATATGATGCCATTTATAAACGAATTAATCAATATGTATCAAAAAATGATATAGGATTAATTGTAATGGGATCTCATGGTGCATCAGGAATAAGTGAATTAGTAATTGGCTCAAATGCAGAGCGAGTAACACGATATGCCGAATGTCCGGTTCTTACAATTAAAAAAGAGCACAATAATTTTGATGTAAAAAACATTGTCTTAGCTTCAAATTTTTATGGAGAAACAGATATAATGTTTAAGGAATATGAGAAATTAAAAGGGTTATTTAATGCTAAGTTACATTTGCTTAAAGTTATTACTCCTGCTAATTTTGAAGCAACTTCAAGAAGTAAAAATATTATTAATGATTTTGTTCAAAAACATAAAATAGAAAATTGTTCGGTAAACATTTACAATCATGAAAATGCAGAAGAAGGGATTTTAGAATTTAGTGAAGAAGTAAAAGCTGATATGATATTAATTGGAACACATGGCAGAACAGGATTGTCACATTTAATAAATGGAAGTATCGCTGAAGATTTATTAAATCATGCCTCGCGCCCGGTGTTGAGTATTAAAATAGATATACCTGAAAATGAACACGATGTTTTGTTTCCAGAAGCATAA
- a CDS encoding DUF493 family protein, with protein sequence MEKDFYTNLKEKLDIQHTWPSVYMFKFIIPSDNHKLAQVEALFGKEAQVTTRQSSSNKFISITAKEMMMSSDEIIAIYKQAEKVEGIIQL encoded by the coding sequence ATGGAAAAAGACTTTTACACCAATCTTAAAGAAAAATTAGACATCCAACATACTTGGCCTAGCGTATATATGTTTAAATTTATTATTCCTTCTGATAACCATAAACTTGCTCAAGTTGAAGCTTTGTTTGGAAAAGAAGCACAGGTCACCACTCGTCAATCTAGTTCTAATAAGTTTATTAGTATTACTGCAAAAGAAATGATGATGTCATCAGATGAAATTATAGCAATTTATAAGCAAGCTGAAAAAGTGGAAGGAATAATACAACTTTAA
- a CDS encoding Crp/Fnr family transcriptional regulator, with product MKNRHEEIHCDTCGSRHKSVFCSLSASETVDVDSSKTCNTYSRGEVIFHEGNRINGIYCVSKGKIKLFQIGNEGKEQIIRFAKDGDIIGYRSLLSEEPLSASAAAIEDSSVCFIPKSQLLKLIANNPNFNFKMLKLLSHELGEAARIITELAQKPVRERLAETLLILKDTFDIDDNQVIQVKLSREEIANIVGTATESVIRLLSDFKKENLIEVEGRNIRIVNISALTRVANVFE from the coding sequence ATGAAAAATAGACATGAGGAAATTCATTGCGATACTTGTGGTTCTCGTCATAAGTCTGTTTTTTGTAGTTTGTCTGCGAGTGAAACAGTAGATGTCGATTCTTCAAAAACTTGCAACACATACTCTAGAGGTGAAGTAATTTTTCATGAAGGAAACAGAATAAATGGTATTTATTGTGTTAGTAAAGGTAAGATCAAACTTTTTCAAATAGGTAACGAAGGAAAAGAACAAATAATCCGATTTGCTAAAGATGGAGATATAATTGGCTATCGTTCATTATTGAGTGAAGAACCATTATCTGCTTCCGCAGCTGCAATAGAAGATTCTTCGGTGTGTTTTATTCCTAAATCTCAATTGTTAAAGCTGATTGCTAATAATCCAAATTTTAATTTTAAGATGCTTAAACTGTTAAGCCATGAACTTGGAGAAGCAGCAAGAATTATTACCGAATTAGCTCAAAAACCTGTTAGAGAAAGATTAGCTGAAACATTGTTAATTCTGAAGGACACTTTTGATATTGATGATAATCAAGTAATACAAGTTAAATTATCAAGAGAAGAAATCGCAAATATTGTTGGAACGGCAACAGAATCAGTTATTCGATTATTATCAGATTTTAAAAAGGAAAATCTTATTGAAGTAGAAGGTAGAAATATCAGAATTGTTAATATATCTGCACTTACTAGAGTTGCGAATGTCTTTGAATAG
- a CDS encoding heavy metal translocating P-type ATPase, with protein MTCFHCGEDCLDETVDFDNKTFCCEGCKTVYEILNQNELCNYYDIEKTPGITPPKDLSKKFEYLENSQVIEKLVDFKDDEISISVFYLPQIHCSSCIWLLENLYKLNPDIKSSRVNFLKKEIRLSFNHNILSLRKLVELLASIGYEPEINLENLSERKKQKIDRSLIFKLGVAGFCFGNIMLISLPEYFGLDMIKETHFANFFGYVNLILSLPILVYSSNSYFISAWNGIKRKVVNIDIPISLGILVLFLRSAFEIVSKTGAGYSDSLAGLVFFLLLGRIFQQKTYNILSFERDYKSYFPIATTKIETNGNEKNIPVSELNIGDIILIRNNELIPVDAELIEGNANIDNSFVTGESAPTRKNIGDKIYAGGKQVGQAIQLKVLKELSHSYLTQLWNNEAFSKEEQDQFEGITNSISKYFTIIILVIAFGSGLFWLQTDLKIAINTFTAVLIIACPCALALSAPFTFGNVLRVLGRNKFYLKNATVIENLAKINTIVFDKTGTITQSSNSDIKYYGEELNEETTNHLYSIFRQSSHPLSKMIFNGFVKAKILEIGKFNELVGKGIIAKIENKTYTIGSEQFVKKVNENSSKATRVHLKIDNNYLGYYQLENKYRINLKQTISLLLKWFKLKIISGDNDSEKENLVNYFGSESEFLFNQTPDNKLKYIKSLQDNGENVAMIGDGLNDAGALKQSNVGISISEDINTFSPACDAILEASVFEKLPTFIGYCRGSIRIIIVSFIISFLYNIVGLTFAVKGLLSPVFAAILMPLSSITVVVFVTLATNILAKHKNL; from the coding sequence ATGACTTGTTTTCACTGTGGAGAAGACTGTTTAGATGAAACAGTTGATTTTGATAACAAAACTTTTTGTTGTGAAGGTTGTAAAACTGTTTATGAAATCCTTAACCAAAACGAACTTTGTAACTATTACGACATTGAAAAAACTCCTGGAATTACACCTCCTAAAGATTTGTCAAAAAAGTTTGAATACTTAGAGAATAGTCAAGTAATTGAAAAACTGGTTGACTTTAAAGATGATGAAATTAGTATAAGCGTTTTTTATCTTCCACAAATACATTGTAGTTCTTGTATTTGGCTTTTGGAAAATCTTTACAAATTAAATCCAGACATTAAATCTTCAAGAGTTAATTTTTTAAAAAAAGAAATTCGACTCTCATTCAATCATAATATTCTTTCGCTAAGAAAATTAGTAGAATTATTAGCCTCTATAGGTTATGAACCCGAAATTAATCTAGAAAATTTAAGCGAACGTAAAAAACAAAAAATTGATAGAAGTTTAATCTTTAAACTAGGTGTAGCAGGTTTTTGCTTCGGAAACATCATGCTTATTAGTTTGCCTGAATATTTTGGGCTTGATATGATTAAAGAAACTCATTTTGCAAATTTTTTCGGATATGTTAATCTTATATTATCACTACCTATTTTAGTTTATAGCTCCAATAGTTACTTTATTTCTGCATGGAATGGAATAAAACGGAAAGTAGTCAATATTGATATTCCAATTTCTCTAGGAATATTAGTTTTATTTTTAAGAAGTGCCTTCGAAATAGTTTCTAAAACAGGTGCAGGTTACTCTGACTCTTTAGCTGGATTAGTGTTCTTTTTACTTTTAGGTAGAATTTTCCAACAAAAAACATACAATATTTTATCGTTTGAACGTGACTATAAATCTTATTTTCCAATTGCCACAACAAAAATTGAAACAAATGGTAACGAAAAAAATATTCCTGTTTCTGAATTAAACATAGGCGATATTATTCTTATTCGTAATAACGAATTGATACCAGTTGATGCAGAATTGATTGAAGGGAATGCAAACATTGACAATAGCTTTGTTACAGGAGAATCTGCTCCTACTCGAAAAAATATTGGAGATAAAATTTATGCTGGTGGAAAACAAGTTGGCCAAGCAATTCAATTAAAAGTTTTAAAAGAATTATCTCATTCCTATCTCACACAATTATGGAATAACGAAGCATTTTCGAAAGAAGAGCAGGATCAATTTGAAGGAATTACAAATTCTATCAGTAAATATTTTACGATAATTATTTTGGTTATTGCTTTTGGCAGTGGCTTATTTTGGTTGCAAACAGACCTTAAAATCGCTATAAACACTTTTACTGCAGTTTTAATTATTGCCTGCCCATGTGCTTTAGCACTATCGGCTCCATTTACTTTTGGAAATGTTCTTCGAGTTTTAGGTAGAAATAAATTTTACCTAAAAAATGCAACAGTAATCGAAAATTTAGCAAAAATAAACACCATTGTTTTTGATAAAACCGGTACTATTACACAATCATCTAATAGCGATATTAAGTATTATGGTGAAGAATTGAATGAAGAAACAACTAATCATCTTTACTCAATATTTCGCCAGTCTTCTCACCCTTTAAGCAAAATGATTTTTAATGGTTTTGTTAAAGCTAAGATTCTAGAAATTGGAAAATTTAATGAATTAGTAGGTAAAGGAATTATTGCAAAAATTGAGAACAAAACATATACAATCGGTTCTGAACAGTTTGTAAAAAAAGTCAATGAAAATAGCTCAAAAGCAACAAGAGTTCATTTAAAAATTGATAATAACTACTTAGGATATTATCAGTTAGAAAATAAATATCGAATAAATCTAAAACAAACCATAAGCCTGCTTTTAAAATGGTTTAAACTAAAAATAATTTCTGGAGACAACGACAGTGAAAAAGAAAACTTAGTAAACTATTTTGGAAGTGAAAGTGAATTTTTATTTAACCAAACACCTGACAATAAATTAAAATATATTAAATCATTACAAGATAATGGAGAAAATGTTGCTATGATTGGAGATGGTCTAAACGATGCAGGAGCTCTGAAACAGAGCAATGTAGGCATTTCTATTTCTGAAGATATTAATACTTTTTCTCCTGCATGTGATGCAATTTTAGAAGCTTCCGTTTTTGAAAAATTACCAACTTTTATTGGTTATTGTAGAGGTAGTATTCGAATAATTATTGTCAGTTTTATCATTTCTTTTTTATACAACATTGTAGGATTAACCTTTGCAGTTAAAGGTTTATTATCACCAGTTTTTGCTGCTATTTTAATGCCACTAAGTTCCATTACAGTAGTTGTATTTGTTACCTTAGCTACAAACATCTTAGCAAAACATAAAAATTTATAA
- the nadA gene encoding quinolinate synthase NadA, which produces MDIITQVKEQGFVSAELGKEKNLIEEIQRLKKEKNAVILAHYYQQEEIQDIADYIGDSLGLSQEAAKTDADVILFAGVHFMGETAKILSPNKKVIIPDLNAGCSLADSAPTDKFEEFLKQYPNHTVISYINCSAEIKALTDIVCTSSNAVQIVDSLPKDEKIIFAPDINLGRYVAKKTGRDMVLWDGACEVHIEISADKLKMLQGKYPNAKLIAHPECQENVLDEADFIGSTTALLKYVQENEATEFIVATEVGIIHKMKQAVPHKKLIPAPANTDNTCACSECPYMKLNTLEKIHASLVHLQPEIFVPEETRLKALKSVNRMLELS; this is translated from the coding sequence ATGGATATTATAACTCAAGTAAAAGAGCAAGGTTTTGTTTCTGCCGAATTAGGTAAAGAGAAGAATTTAATTGAAGAAATTCAACGCTTAAAAAAAGAAAAGAATGCAGTTATTCTTGCTCATTACTACCAGCAGGAAGAAATACAAGATATTGCTGATTACATAGGAGATAGTTTAGGGTTAAGTCAAGAAGCGGCTAAAACTGATGCTGATGTAATTTTATTTGCTGGAGTTCATTTTATGGGAGAAACTGCAAAGATTTTAAGCCCAAACAAAAAAGTAATTATTCCTGATTTAAATGCAGGCTGCTCACTAGCTGACTCTGCTCCTACTGATAAATTTGAAGAATTTTTAAAACAATATCCTAACCATACTGTAATTAGCTACATCAACTGCTCTGCAGAAATTAAAGCGTTAACAGATATTGTTTGTACTTCATCAAATGCAGTTCAAATTGTGGATAGCTTACCAAAAGATGAAAAGATAATTTTTGCTCCTGATATTAACTTAGGAAGATACGTAGCAAAAAAAACAGGAAGAGATATGGTGCTATGGGATGGGGCTTGTGAGGTTCATATTGAAATATCTGCCGATAAACTTAAAATGTTGCAAGGAAAATATCCTAATGCAAAATTAATAGCCCACCCTGAATGTCAAGAAAATGTGTTGGATGAAGCAGATTTTATAGGATCTACAACTGCTCTTTTAAAATACGTACAAGAAAATGAAGCTACAGAATTCATAGTAGCTACAGAAGTTGGTATCATTCATAAAATGAAACAAGCTGTTCCTCACAAAAAGTTAATACCTGCTCCTGCTAATACTGATAATACTTGTGCTTGTAGCGAATGTCCATACATGAAATTGAATACACTAGAAAAAATTCATGCAAGTCTAGTTCATTTACAACCTGAAATTTTTGTTCCAGAAGAAACACGATTAAAAGCATTAAAGTCAGTTAATAGAATGTTAGAATTAAGCTAA
- the nadB gene encoding L-aspartate oxidase — translation MQNIKTDFLIIGSGIAGLSYAYKVAEYFKTKNESVSITIVTKDKIEESNTKYAQGGIAGVTKTTDSFENHVKDTLIAGDGLCDEEVVKMVVKDAPIRIQELIDWGTNFDKNDLGEYDLAKEGGHSDYRILHYKDLTGNEIERALIQKVENHPYITILNHHFAIDLITQHHLGQHVKRNTENKQCFGAYVLNRKTNEIFTLLSKITLLATGGVGQAYSNTTNPTVATGDGIAMAYRAKALIKNMEFIQFHPTALYNPKDNPSFLISEAVRGAGGILKNHNGYAFMQDYDHRKDLAPRDIVARSIDAEMKKSGVEHVYLDTTHIDKEKLQNHFPTIFNKCLSIGIDITKDFIPVVPAAHYLCGGIEVNKDGESSIKNLFASGECACTGLHGANRLASNSLVEALVFSHNAFETSVNEVNKISFQENIPDWNDKGTLIQNEEILVSQTKSELQNILSNYVGIVRSEKRLERAISRLKLIFDESEQLYNQSKVTVNICELRNLRSVSYLITKAAQNRKENVGLHYVTKA, via the coding sequence ATGCAGAATATAAAAACTGATTTCCTTATAATTGGCTCTGGTATTGCTGGTTTAAGTTATGCATATAAGGTTGCTGAATATTTTAAAACTAAAAATGAATCAGTTTCAATAACTATTGTTACTAAAGATAAAATTGAAGAAAGTAACACAAAGTACGCTCAAGGAGGAATTGCTGGTGTAACGAAAACCACTGACTCTTTTGAAAATCACGTTAAGGACACTCTAATTGCTGGTGATGGATTATGTGATGAGGAGGTAGTCAAAATGGTGGTTAAAGATGCTCCTATTCGTATTCAAGAATTGATAGATTGGGGCACCAACTTTGACAAAAACGATCTAGGAGAATATGATTTAGCAAAAGAAGGTGGTCACTCTGATTATCGTATTTTGCATTATAAAGATTTAACTGGAAACGAAATTGAGAGAGCTTTAATTCAAAAAGTAGAAAACCATCCATACATTACAATATTAAATCATCATTTTGCAATTGATTTAATAACTCAACATCATTTAGGACAGCATGTTAAACGTAACACCGAAAATAAACAATGTTTTGGAGCTTATGTTTTAAACCGAAAAACGAATGAAATTTTTACTCTACTTTCAAAAATTACACTTTTAGCCACAGGTGGAGTTGGACAAGCATATTCTAATACTACTAATCCAACTGTTGCAACTGGAGATGGTATAGCTATGGCTTATCGAGCTAAAGCTTTGATTAAAAATATGGAGTTTATACAATTTCATCCGACGGCTTTATATAACCCTAAGGACAATCCTTCTTTTTTAATATCTGAAGCCGTTAGAGGTGCCGGTGGTATATTAAAAAACCATAACGGCTATGCTTTTATGCAAGATTATGATCATCGTAAAGACCTTGCTCCTCGAGATATTGTTGCTCGCTCCATCGATGCTGAAATGAAAAAATCTGGAGTTGAACATGTTTATTTGGATACAACCCATATTGACAAAGAAAAATTACAAAATCATTTTCCAACTATATTCAACAAATGCTTATCTATTGGAATTGACATTACAAAAGATTTTATTCCTGTTGTTCCAGCAGCTCACTATCTTTGTGGAGGAATAGAAGTTAATAAAGATGGTGAAAGCAGTATAAAAAATTTATTTGCTTCTGGAGAATGTGCTTGTACTGGTTTACATGGAGCAAACAGATTAGCTTCTAACTCATTAGTTGAAGCACTTGTTTTTTCTCATAATGCTTTTGAAACTAGCGTTAATGAAGTTAATAAAATTAGTTTCCAAGAGAATATTCCTGATTGGAATGATAAAGGAACTCTTATTCAAAATGAAGAAATATTAGTTTCACAAACTAAATCCGAACTCCAAAATATATTAAGCAATTATGTTGGAATTGTTCGTTCGGAAAAAAGGCTTGAAAGAGCAATCTCTCGATTAAAATTAATTTTTGACGAATCGGAACAACTTTATAACCAATCTAAAGTAACCGTAAATATTTGTGAGCTTAGAAACCTTAGAAGCGTTTCTTATTTAATTACCAAAGCAGCTCAAAACCGTAAAGAAAACGTTGGTTTACACTATGTTACCAAAGCATAG
- the ccoS gene encoding cbb3-type cytochrome oxidase assembly protein CcoS: protein MSVLFILIIVSLTVAAGFLVAFIWSVKNGQYEDGYTPSVRMLFDDELKKTDAKKEEKPIKINL from the coding sequence ATGAGCGTTTTATTCATATTAATTATTGTAAGTCTAACTGTTGCTGCAGGGTTTCTTGTGGCATTTATCTGGTCTGTTAAAAATGGACAATATGAAGATGGATATACACCATCAGTTAGAATGTTGTTTGATGATGAATTAAAAAAAACAGACGCTAAAAAAGAAGAGAAACCTATTAAAATCAATTTATAA
- the ccoN gene encoding cytochrome-c oxidase, cbb3-type subunit I: MSGQIEKFYYDNKIVKLFAYATILWGVVGMLVGLLVAFQIYIPALNFNLEFTTFGRTRPLHTNAVIFAFVGNGIFTGVYYSLQRLLKTRMWSDKLSMINFWGWQLIIVSAAITLLMGFTTGKEYAELEWPIDIAIAGIWVVFGWNMFATILKRRERHLYVAIWFYIATFVTVAVLHIVNSFELPVSFMKSYSWYAGVQDALVQWWYGHNAVAFFLTTPYLGLMYYFVPKAVKRPVYSYKLSIIHFWALIFLYIWAGPHHLLYTSLPEWAQTLGVVFSVMLIAPSWGGMINGLLTMRGAWDRVRDSAVLKFFVVAITAYGMSTFEGPMLSLKSVNAISHFTDWTIAHVHIGALGWNGFLTFGMIYWLIPKMFNTKLHSEKLANGHFWIGTIGILFYALPLYWAGFTQYLMWQEFTPDGFLAYPNFLETVTQIIPMYAMRSVGGTLYFIGVLLFVVNIWKTVKAGTFTANEEAEAPALEKTYSAGIGEHWHRPIERKPIRLLIFALIVILIGGAVEMVPTFLVKSNVPTIEAVKPYTPLELQGRDIYIKEGCYNCHSQMIRPFRHEVERFGDYSKSGEFVYDHPFQWGSKRTGPDLAREGSKKLRKSHSWHYNHMFDPTTMSPGSIMPRYPWLMFKDIDVRSTTSKMAAMQTLGVPYTDEEIKSGKDDLMAQAEQIAAELKEQGVKEADANKEIIALIAYLQRLGTDVEKTTEK, from the coding sequence ATGTCAGGACAAATCGAAAAATTTTATTATGACAACAAAATCGTAAAGCTCTTTGCTTACGCTACCATTTTATGGGGAGTTGTAGGTATGCTTGTCGGTTTATTAGTTGCATTTCAAATTTACATTCCGGCTCTAAACTTCAATTTAGAGTTTACCACTTTTGGTAGAACAAGACCATTACACACCAATGCTGTAATTTTTGCATTTGTTGGTAATGGAATTTTTACTGGTGTTTATTATTCATTACAACGGTTATTAAAAACCAGAATGTGGAGTGATAAACTAAGTATGATTAACTTTTGGGGATGGCAATTAATAATTGTTTCTGCTGCTATTACCCTTTTAATGGGTTTTACAACAGGTAAAGAATATGCTGAACTTGAATGGCCTATTGATATTGCAATTGCAGGTATCTGGGTTGTTTTTGGTTGGAACATGTTTGCAACTATCTTAAAAAGAAGAGAGCGTCACTTATATGTTGCTATTTGGTTTTACATTGCAACATTTGTAACTGTTGCTGTTCTTCATATTGTTAACTCTTTTGAGTTGCCAGTAAGCTTTATGAAAAGTTATTCATGGTATGCGGGTGTGCAAGATGCATTAGTACAATGGTGGTATGGCCACAACGCTGTTGCATTCTTTTTAACTACTCCTTATTTAGGTTTAATGTACTACTTTGTACCTAAAGCAGTTAAACGTCCTGTATATTCATATAAATTATCTATCATCCACTTTTGGGCATTAATTTTCTTATACATTTGGGCTGGTCCTCACCACTTACTATATACTTCGTTACCAGAATGGGCTCAAACTTTAGGTGTAGTATTTTCAGTGATGTTAATTGCTCCATCATGGGGTGGTATGATTAATGGATTATTAACCATGCGTGGTGCTTGGGATAGAGTTAGAGATAGCGCTGTACTTAAGTTCTTTGTGGTAGCTATTACTGCTTATGGTATGTCAACTTTTGAAGGTCCAATGCTTTCACTTAAAAGTGTAAATGCAATTAGTCACTTTACAGATTGGACTATTGCTCACGTACATATTGGAGCATTAGGTTGGAATGGATTCTTAACTTTTGGTATGATTTACTGGTTAATCCCTAAAATGTTTAATACAAAATTACACTCTGAAAAATTAGCAAACGGTCACTTTTGGATAGGTACAATAGGTATTTTATTCTATGCTTTACCATTATATTGGGCAGGATTTACTCAATATTTAATGTGGCAAGAATTTACTCCAGACGGATTTTTAGCTTACCCTAACTTTCTAGAAACAGTAACTCAAATCATTCCAATGTACGCAATGAGAAGTGTTGGTGGTACATTATACTTTATTGGAGTGTTACTATTTGTAGTTAACATCTGGAAAACAGTTAAGGCGGGTACATTTACTGCAAATGAAGAAGCTGAAGCTCCTGCTTTAGAAAAAACTTATTCTGCAGGTATCGGAGAACACTGGCACAGACCAATTGAAAGAAAACCAATTAGATTATTAATTTTTGCTTTAATCGTTATCTTAATTGGTGGGGCAGTTGAAATGGTACCAACATTCTTAGTGAAATCTAATGTACCAACAATTGAAGCTGTAAAACCTTACACTCCTTTAGAATTACAAGGTAGAGACATTTACATCAAAGAAGGATGTTATAACTGTCACTCTCAAATGATTAGACCGTTTAGACATGAGGTAGAAAGATTTGGTGATTATTCAAAATCAGGTGAATTCGTTTATGATCACCCATTCCAATGGGGTTCTAAAAGAACTGGACCAGATTTAGCTCGTGAAGGTTCTAAAAAACTTCGTAAGTCTCACTCATGGCATTATAACCATATGTTTGACCCTACAACAATGTCTCCAGGTTCTATTATGCCAAGATACCCTTGGTTAATGTTTAAAGACATTGATGTGAGAAGCACTACTTCTAAAATGGCTGCAATGCAAACATTAGGTGTACCTTATACAGATGAAGAGATTAAATCTGGAAAAGATGACTTGATGGCTCAAGCTGAGCAAATAGCTGCAGAATTAAAAGAGCAAGGAGTAAAAGAAGCTGATGCAAACAAAGAAATTATTGCATTAATAGCTTACTTACAACGATTAGGTACTGACGTTGAAAAAACTACTGAAAAATAA
- a CDS encoding CcoQ/FixQ family Cbb3-type cytochrome c oxidase assembly chaperone: MLKFIKHTMETIDGIEIFPIISFVIFFSFFVGLLIWVFRTDKSYINYVENLPLQEEK, from the coding sequence ATGCTAAAATTTATAAAACACACAATGGAAACGATAGATGGAATTGAGATATTCCCTATCATTTCTTTTGTAATCTTTTTTAGCTTCTTTGTTGGACTACTTATTTGGGTATTCCGCACAGACAAAAGCTATATAAACTATGTTGAAAATCTTCCTTTACAAGAAGAAAAATAA
- a CDS encoding cbb3-type cytochrome c oxidase N-terminal domain-containing protein, protein MSDDKKLVDEVLGENLLDHDYDGIMELDNNLPPWWLYMFYGTIIFAVIYSMYFFGMGDFKQQDELNNEIAVAEAQIAKFKEKNGPSIDENSAVLLTDAAQLKDGEEIYSKNCVACHAANGGGGVGPNFTDDAWIHGNTINDLFKTIKYGVPEKGMIPWESQLNPEQIQNVASYILTEFKGKNVEGGKEPQGEKM, encoded by the coding sequence ATGAGCGACGATAAAAAATTAGTTGACGAAGTATTAGGCGAAAACCTACTTGATCATGACTATGATGGAATAATGGAGTTAGATAATAACTTACCGCCATGGTGGTTATACATGTTTTATGGCACAATCATTTTTGCTGTAATTTATTCTATGTATTTCTTTGGTATGGGCGACTTTAAACAACAAGACGAATTAAATAATGAAATTGCTGTTGCTGAAGCTCAAATTGCAAAGTTCAAAGAAAAAAATGGTCCTAGTATAGATGAAAATTCAGCTGTATTATTAACCGATGCTGCTCAATTAAAAGATGGTGAAGAAATTTATTCTAAAAATTGTGTTGCATGCCATGCTGCTAATGGCGGTGGTGGTGTAGGTCCAAACTTTACAGATGATGCCTGGATACACGGAAATACAATAAACGACTTATTTAAAACTATTAAATATGGTGTTCCAGAAAAAGGAATGATACCATGGGAAAGCCAATTAAACCCAGAGCAAATACAAAATGTTGCAAGTTATATTCTTACTGAATTTAAAGGTAAAAATGTGGAAGGCGGTAAAGAGCCTCAGGGAGAAAAAATGTAA